The following nucleotide sequence is from Glycine max cultivar Williams 82 chromosome 9, Glycine_max_v4.0, whole genome shotgun sequence.
ACATATACAAGTGCAGAATACATAGACTTTATTCAAATCAGTTAAAAAATAAAGCTTGGCAACTTACATTCCATCTATTAGGGTTAAATTCCTTTGGATCAGGAAATATTTCAGGATCAAGGTGAACtgatctgaaccacacaagcACTTTCCAACCTTTTGGAACTGTGTATCCTGTATCACCTCATTTGCAGTTAGTACTTTTGTGACATGAATGAAAGATTATAGTTCATGCCACATCATGATATTCTCATAACATTTATGTAGTGAACAAAAATCATACTAGTAAGTAGTGGTTATTTGCACCCTACTCAAATCTAAGCtcaaaagaaaggagaagagtATAACTTTGTTTACTTCTTTTATCATATCTACCAAGCAAGGTCAAGCTGATAAAAAGTTATGATATTGGAGATGCAATAATGTCTTTATGAATCCTTGTAAATAGAATATTCTGATATTGACAGTACTAACCAttgatattaacatcagtttttgccTCCCGAAAGACCACTAGTGAGAATGTAATCACACGCAATGTTTCATCAATCACCTAAGGAATGTGGAAAATGGAAACATGTATAAACATAGTTGATCCAGTATCAGTTGATATTAACTTCAGATAAACAGATGCATACCTTATAAAGAAAATCCATCTCCCGAACTTCCTTAAGTGTCAACCCTTTCTGTGTTGAAGGCCTTCTCCTTATTATTTCTTCTTGTTCTGCCTACTCAAGGAGTAAACCATATTAGGAAGTAAAAGCTAAATTTTGGTGTCACACTGTTATACAGGGTAGGACATGCTGACACTTTCCAAGATGAAGCGATTAAAATGTATGTTTATTGTCCCTTagaaaatgtaaatttagatgGACTATGATAGTTAAATTAACTTGATACCTTAGCCTTTTGGAGATATTCTGGGTGCTTTTGCAGGAAGAAGGTTGCCCACATGGTAATATGTCCTGAAGACTCGTGGCCCGCATTCAAGTACATCAACATGATGTCAATGATGTCCTCATCACTCAACTTTCTTTCATCATCTTCAAGATCTATCAGAGCATCCATCATATCTTTGGCTTTTCCAGGCAGATAGCCCTTCCTTAAGTTTCTTCTCTCGTCCACAATAGATTGAAATATGGCCACTAGATTTTTCCTTGCCTGAAATGAAAGCATGAAGTGATAAGATGTTGTACCTAAATAACTACAAAATTTGCATGGACTATATTCTGTTCCTTCATGTTATAATCTTGAGTCTGACTGAAAGGGACTACTGATTCATTTGAAGAACGTACACACTAATGTGACAATGTCATTAATGATATAGTTATCCTTGAATATGCTTGATTGAGGACCAAAATCAACGAAAGAGAAAATTTGTTGTACTTCTAAGACTGAACAGAAGACCTTGTCTGAAgacatttttagtttttcctcAAGCGAAGGATAAGAATGTCAAAAGCTTCTCCTCAAGTAATGACAAGTAACTTTAGTTTTTACCATTAACCACCTCATACTTTGAGGTTAATGCTGCAAGAAAAACACTACTATGCatttcattcaaattaaaagcaaataaatgctaataaaactttttttttcatacaagTCCTTGTCATCAAGTTTTCAACTCAAACAATCACATATAGATGTTTATACCAATATTAAGTAGCCCCATAAAGAATAATGTTGCTGACCCTGAAAAAGGCATTTGCACGtcattatttgatttgaaaacTTGATGTAAGCATATAAGGAACTTTATCTAAGTTGTCTTTCCACACACTTTTATGCTAAAGTTACCTTGAATGCTTTGTGGTATGCAAATCCGGGAATATTAATACACATGGCTCTAACTCCATGATTAAGTGCTGTGTATTCCCTCTCCAAAGCCTCCATAACATGTTCACTCTCTGAGCTAAGGAAAATATGCATAATGATTTTGAAAGTAAGCTTCCTGATCTCAGTTAAGAACTCAATTTGTCCCATGTTGGCCCATTTCTCCAAGGAagatttcacatttttttcaatatatgtCAAGTAGAGGGACAGTGCTTCCATGCCATTGATTGAAGAGGATGTCAAACGCCTAAGGCGCTTATGTTCTTCATAAGACATTGAAATAAATGACCTCTTTCCAATGAGCTCTATAGTAGATTGAGGCCAACCAGGTGTGAATTTATCGTCATCTGTAAGCACCCTTTTGCATATTTCAGGTGTTGTCACAATTATACTTGGATTTCCAAACATCATGGTCTTGTACATTCCAGTTCTTCCAAATCTTCATAATTTGTTGATTGAATCAAAGCCGTTAGTACCATCAACTATGATGCACAAATATGATATATGTAATGCATGTAATgacattttttataactttgttaatttttataataattattttaaaaattatgtaaattatgatttttgatTAATTGACCGTGTACAAACTTTTAAACTTTCAATGTATGCATGTTGAACTCTAGaaatataacaaatctaaaCTAATATGCTTCTGGCATTACTAAAAGTAACAGAGAAATTATAAACCACTGTGTGGACATAAATCATTATCGATTGCCtaaaaacagaaatatatagtatcaatttttattctattaggAAAACTTTCATGTTTGAATACGATTGCATCACACCTATTGACaacaaaatatatcattaaaaagTGACCCACTTTTAACAGGTTGACCAAAGATAACACAACTAAAGTTCATGTTTGAAacctaccaataaaaaaatattttctattaaattttataagacAAAAAagtttcatatattaaaaaatgtcatatatGTTGATAAAAAGACTTTTAAGTATTGCTTttatacttaaattaaaaaaattctcttaaaatttactttaaactttatttattgttgGGCTAATcctaactttaaaattaatctttatgtAGTTGTTGGTGTCTAACACTGAATACTACACGTCTACACCGCAGATACATTTGGAAGTATCCAAGAGCAAGTATGAAATACGTATCCAATATTAGTAAATGAAGCAAATGCATGTGTCAGTATTTCATAAATGACAAATAATGTATCTGCATGATACATGGCATGATCAAAGGTGAAACTTTACGTTTTCGTTAAACTATTTGCTAAATTGACAACAAtagatacataattaaataatttaaaatgttataacGACATTTGATGTGTTTGCCCAAGCACCTATAATATTTAACCATTCATGAAATACACAGCAAAAGACAACCTATCTAAGTATCTAtgctacaaaattaaaatattttgttaaacttGCTAAATGACATCAAGTGTCTCCATCATCTTTTGTCCCTCCCTCGTATTCAACAAcgctttaattttttattttttttaaaccacAACTAACCTATGAAACTTCTTTGATCAATTTTCAttcttaacaaaaataaataaaatccgaCTTGCcatatagtgtgtttggatcaCATTCTAGAATCAATTTTATCCTACAAAATCATGGTCATACCACAAAAAAGtagaaacaattatttttctattttacatttaccctaaaaaataaataattatttttcaccaTAAAATTAATCCATACACACTAATAAAGATCGAGGGGTATATCATTATATTTAACAACACATGCAGGACCAAAAGTTACGCTTGGATTCGAGAACTAGAATCAAATTTGAAACACTTCGAAATAATATTATTGCCAATGTTGGGGGGAAAGGAAGTTACTGTGAGAACTATTGCTCTCCATGGAACTTTCATTGATAACTGTTCCACTTTATTCCAAGAAGATAAGCCAATAATACTAGGCGACAATTCTATGCCATATAATATAAGCAGTATTATCAATTTAGATATTCGATTTAATCTTAAattcatgtttaaaaaaattccaaaatgtACTATAAAACTTTATAGACCAGCTTAATCACGGAGGGCCCACGCTGACATGGACTCCACATCATGACGTACGTATCCGGACATCAAAACTTATATATTGCACGTATTgcatgataattttattaacgTAAATTTCATTCTTATGTGATGAAatgtttaaattgttttttattttgaaaaagtaTACATTTTCACATagtaaatatttactttatttttgtttgttttaaggtGGACAAGTCAtcgaaagtaatttttttctttttgcatgtataaatttcaaataaaactcTCAACTAATCATAggtgtttaaaattttatttcttaaaatttaaaattacgtaaaaaaaaaagcacttaAAATTAGCTGCTAGTTACATTAAGTCACACCCCCACACAAAAATACTCAAAATTGCTTATTTGTatgattaccaaaaaaaaaattctttaacattaaaatacaagtttgaacatatttttatctttaaaaaaaaaggtgtgtatttaaaaatcattataagAAGGGGTGTGAATTtctaacaattaaattaaatggaaaaaaaatcaaataactaatatttttcatattaaaaattcaagctaaactttttgaaaatataattctttttgtataaaaaattgctcaaagtaaataattaattaattgattaactaattaaataaataaagggtAGAAAGCAGAAACAGACAAAATTTGGAGTATCACACTGTCCACAACAAATTGTGGCTTCTGCGCCACTGCCACATAGTAGAAGAAAACTTGTGACAGTGCtctgtgtgagagagagagagagagaaagcatGGTTAACAAAGTACAGTGAAAATGACAAACAGGTGCAGCTCCTCTCTGAAtgaattgttttgttttgtttcggTTTGGAAAGGGACTTCAATTCCAAAAGCTAGAAAGGTAGCATTATGGTAGTTTCACTTTCACAAAGGCCAGCCAACTTTTTCTGCAAAACTAGatataaataaagtataaaaaaaagtacattatCTTGTGCTTCTTGGACCACTAATTGTAACAGCAGCAGCTTTGGTTAAGGCCTAAGGGGTGGTGTCAGTGGCCTGAGGTGAGAGGAGGATCACGGGAACCATTGACCCTTTGAGGTGTGTTTGGATTTCGGCTGAGAAAGtttcaaaaaatatgtttaaaagtaAAATGGGTTTGGAATCATGTTTAATTATTTctcaaaagtatattttttagagtaattttttttgtttagaaatTTAGTTTGAAAGAAATAAGACTTTAGAGTGCTTGTATTTGAAATGGTTACGATacatttagataaaaataaaataaaagtaaaaacaaggATCCTATCcctttaataaagttattttgcCTCAAATATATACTTTTCATCTGATTTTTAAACATGCAAAGATACTTTTCCAAACTCAGAATGTAAACTTAAGTTTAACTCAAACTTATATTTACAAACTTTAATCCAAATTACTTTTGTCTCGCATATTTTTTAGCCCGAAACACAGtttataaacttaaatttaagtCAAACTTAGACTCACAAGTCACAATTTAGAAATAACAactagttaataataataataataataagtagtagtagtagtaattAAATTACCTGGAGACAAAGGAGGAGATGAAGGAATCAGGGTCCTTGGACTTGAAAGCACTGAGAAAGGACCACATGTTGCCAATGAAGGGCCATCCCATGTCACCTGGTGGCAAAGAGTACTGCTTCACACCCAATTTGGATTCATAGAGCCACCAATTTACATTCTTGAGGATAGATCTTAGGACTAAAAGGGCACCAGCAATGGCCACAAGGACAACCCACATCCACATGGaacacatcatcatcatcattatcatcacagaCTCAACTCACACAACTTCCTCACACTCTTTCTGTGTATTTATAAGGGAACTTGGGGTTTGGTAtgtggagagagaaagagaggggaGAGGGGAgggataggaaaagaaaaaaaataaataaaggaaatttTATGACAGCAGTGAGTGGCTAAAATGAATTTGTGTAAAGTTATAGAACATAGACATAGAGGTGGCCGGCTTTCTTTTcccatattttgttttgttcagTGTACCTAATTACAACAAATAAGTGCATACTGTGTATGTGGAATCATTCCACTAGCTAGCTCTGTTTTTAACAAAGTgatatattgataaatattttcttatttttatttactaactATC
It contains:
- the LOC100813185 gene encoding ent-kaurenoic acid oxidase 2, with amino-acid sequence MIMMMMMCSMWMWVVLVAIAGALLVLRSILKNVNWWLYESKLGVKQYSLPPGDMGWPFIGNMWSFLSAFKSKDPDSFISSFVSRFGRTGMYKTMMFGNPSIIVTTPEICKRVLTDDDKFTPGWPQSTIELIGKRSFISMSYEEHKRLRRLTSSSINGMEALSLYLTYIEKNVKSSLEKWANMGQIEFLTEIRKLTFKIIMHIFLSSESEHVMEALEREYTALNHGVRAMCINIPGFAYHKAFKARKNLVAIFQSIVDERRNLRKGYLPGKAKDMMDALIDLEDDERKLSDEDIIDIMLMYLNAGHESSGHITMWATFFLQKHPEYLQKAKAEQEEIIRRRPSTQKGLTLKEVREMDFLYKVIDETLRVITFSLVVFREAKTDVNINGYTVPKGWKVLVWFRSVHLDPEIFPDPKEFNPNRWNKEHKAGEFLPFGGGSRLCPGNDLAKMEIAVFLHHFLLNYRFEQHNPNCPVRYLPHTRPMDNCLGRVRKCPSTTT